Proteins co-encoded in one Artemia franciscana chromosome 10, ASM3288406v1, whole genome shotgun sequence genomic window:
- the LOC136032164 gene encoding U6 snRNA-associated Sm-like protein LSm5: protein MAVPQGVAALLPLELVDKCIGSRIHIIMKSDKEIVGTLLGFDDFVNMVLENVTEYETTAEGRRITKLDQILLNGNNITMLVPGGDMPE, encoded by the exons ATGGCGGTTCCTCAGGGAGTAGCAGCTCTGCTTCCTCTAG AACTGGTAGACAAATGCATAGGGTCAAGAATACACATCATCATGAAGAGTGACAAAGAGATTGTTGGTACACTCCTAGGATTTGATGATTTTGTGAACATGGTCTTGGAAAATGTCACAGAGTATGAAACAACAGCAGAAGGCAGGAGGATTACAAAATTGGACCAGATCTTGTTAAATGGAAATAATATTACCATG TTGGTTCCTGGTGGTGATATGCCAGAATGA